atATTCTAAAGTAGACTATATCtattatctcttttcttctggatactatatatatatttgtgaacATGTAACATCTTATCATCAGAaaaaacacatatatttaaaaagacagagaCTCTTCAGGACCTCCCTCCAAGATGAATTCAACCAATTAACCAAAACATGTCAGATGTATTTGTTAATCTTTCTGAAGTTATTCACCTGTGTTACCTTTCAGTTCACATTCTTCATCTTGTTCTCAAATATAACACGTAAATTTCATCAAAAGACTTACAGAAAATCAGATATACTATAGCTATAGCATTCCTCTAATCCACCTGTCCAGTAACtctataaaagaaataagcttgTAATAAAGCTTATTCATGCAAGTCCCCAGAAACCAACAGTTTCTATTCTGTGTTCACAAACCATCATTTTAGTAATCTGGCCTAGAATTTTGCCCAGAATCTACAATAACTAACTTCCAGATCATCCAAAGATTACAAACAGAAGTTCAGCAATGGTTTAAGCAAGTTCTCCTACTGCAATGAGATATAATTCATCAGAGAGGGGAGACTCTAAACTCATTTATATTCATTAAGGCCCTTTTGTGTAATTAATTCCCTTACATTTTCTGCACTTCAGTTTCCTACTACCAATAACCACTTGGCCCTTTCCAGAGTGGGATTAATTCTTCTTGACcaagaagacagaaataagagGGGCTAACAAATTCTACTTTCTATGATATGTTAATATTTCTTCATCTACTCTCTCAAGACTATACCTGCTCTAAACATAACTAaaaaaccctttttaaaaaaatgattgttgGCATTTTCTGAAGGTCTCAAATAACTCTGAGATTTCTAGTTTCTGAAGCTATTCTTATGGGTTCTGTCACTCTTCACTGTTGGTTTTATATCCTGCTTTTTATCCTCAGTACTTAGAGTTGGACAGCTACTTTTGTTGTCACGATAGtctcttcagttacttctttcttccttattgGAATCAGTTATTTCCCATTCCTCTTGAAAATACGTTCCAATTATGTTAAAGAGAGAAGCTATATAATTGGCATAATTACCCTGTTATTGCTTAAAATGTGTCTGGAACTCTGTCAAAAACTCCTTTCAGAAGTGAGTTCCCTCCCAAAATCAGTTTTATACTTTATAGTCACACCTCCTCTTTGAAACTGTACTGCCCAGATTGATCACCAAtctcattattaataataatagctgggccttcctggtggcgcagtggttgagagtccgccttctcggtccgggaagatcccacatgccgcagagcggctgggcccatgagccatggccgctgagcctgcgcgtccggagcctgtgctccacaacgggagaggccacaacagggagaggcccgcgtaccgcaaaaaaaaaaaaaacaaataataataatgatagctaacaTTTCCTGGGTATGTGCTATATGACAAGCACTACATTAAGGAGCTTTCCATATATTCTCCGATCTAATCATCACAACCCTAATAAGGAAATACTATCATTATCCACCTTTATCAGTAAGGTAGCAATGACTTAACTTGACTAAGGCCACACAGATACTAAATAATAGAGCTACATTTTGAGCCCAAATTTatctgaattaaaaacaaacaaacagaaaaaacaagtttTTCTACTACACCTCCTAGCCATTCACTTGTAGGCTAACATTAAGAGTGACGAGAGTGAGTTGTTTTAGTTTAAGGTGACTTATAAaatgaaaggattttaaaaatatatgtatcaatTTATAAGTCAAATATCTGATAATAATTTCAAAGTGACCACCTTGAGAAGCTTTAAAGTTTGGGAATTTCTTATGGAACAGTTTCCACAacattttaccagtttttaaaatatctttaatactggcaaatattcatttttgaggatagtttcttttttggaaatagTTTGGTCTTTGGAACCAAGTCTTGTAAATTAGAAATAGTGATTTAGGGTGGTATAATATCTTAGTACTTGAGAGTGTGGCTTTGGAGTATCATAGTCATAAATTTGAATCAGAGCTCTACCACCCTAACCTCTACACAATTATTTAAATTCCCTGAGCCCTAGTCCCTCATCTGAAATACAAGAAAGGTATCATCTATATTACAaccattgtgaagattaaacggAATACTGTATATACAGCTTCtggctatataaatatataatagatatgtgtagtaaataataaatgtttgtttcctccttctcttctccacagttattttaatcattatttcaAACTATGAATCACGTATCTGTCACTTATAACTTTAAGAAggcaagtaattttttttcagtttatccatttttcaaCTATtgattttttgctttaaattacATTGAAATAGTATTTTGATATAAGTATATGTCAATGGGCAACTTACCTGTGGAAACCATCTTTCAAAACTTCTTGCCTCAAAATAATTTCAGAACAAGTGGCCCTTATGCCTATAAgcatgaaaagattttttttaaacaaaataagcactcaatgaaagaatatttaaataatcagaaaataatagTTTGAATAGGCTTTAATTACCTGGAAAATCTAAccaacctaaaaacaaaacaaaaacttttaaaacttaagcAATTTGAGCTACACATGAATCTATTTCTAGTATAGCATAGGGGTTAAAAGTCTTGACTTTGGAGTTAGATTGGCTAGTTTCAAACCCCAGTCTGTCTATTaacagctgtgtgacattgggcaagatAGCTTCTCTCTCTACTAGTTGTCATGAGAATTTAATATATGTAGAAGCACTTAGAACAGGGTCAACCATATAGCAAGCACTCTATATAACTGTTTGctatttatattactttattcaGGTGATCCcaggacaccaaaaacaacagaatggcCAAAGAGCCAGGAAACCTCTATTTTAATCCTAGCTCACTGAAACTGAGTATCAGATACAAACTGGCAACTTCTATATTCTACCATCCACACATAGAAAAAACTGAGAGGATGGTACACTATGCCTTGTGCAGATGTTGAAAGAgtttaaagaaacaacaaaaactggAGGCTTTTGAAAGGTTCAAAGGGCTCCTTTATAAACTTAGAATAACCAGAAATCTCACTATACTGACTCCATGCAGAATTCAGACATTAAAACTGTTACTCAGTGTCAGtctcataaagttaaaaattcagataCTAATGACCACCAACTCTGCCCAGGCACTTTGCTATGGAATTTTACTCCATTTTCAAAAGCTGGAAGTGTGTGGgaagaatattaaaacaaacatacagaaaaaccATACACTACTGTATGTTGCTAAGTCCATTAGATATATTCCTGagaagatccaaaaaaaaaaaaaaacatgacagGGAGATGGAAACATTTGGAATATactagggaaggaaggaaaaaagtatgaaagacaagatttattaaataatacCTATATGGCAGATTCTCTACTTGGGGCTTTCACATGTATTTTAACTTTCACAGTCTAGCTAAACAGGCAGGCAAAATTATTGCCTTTTGTACACAGGAGGAAACTCTGACTTATAAACAGTTACTGTTTAGGCCACACAACTAGGTAAGTAACTGATTAGAAGCAAGAACCGCCCAACTTTTAAAGCCTAAGGCATTTCCACTCTCCTAGCTATTTAAAGAAATCCTTAATTGCTTTGGAGAAGCACACATCATCTTTTCCCAAGCAACTTACAGAATATCTCTTGCATAAATCAAGATATTTCTTCAATGTTTAACTTTAATAGAGGTGGGGGTAAGGGTTTATATCTGCCtataaattaattagaaaaaaggtCAGATTAATAGGCTTAAAGTCTATCAGGATATACACTAGATAATAGTAAATTTCATTCATCTTGGGACAGTAGAAAAGCTAATTTACAAACAGTATTGCAAATACTagattatttatgatttttaaggCAAAggtaccattttctttcttttttttgtaatagttattcatttacttagctgtgtcgggtcttagttatggcacacgggatcctcgttgcggcatgcaggaacTCGCCTTGCgtcgcgtgggcttctctctagtagtggtgcgtgggctcagtagttgcagcatgggggattAGTTgccccggggcatgtgggatcttagttccctaaccagggatccaacccaagtcccctgcattggaaggtggattcttaaccaccggaccaccagggaagtcctcaaaggTACCATTTTCAAAGTGAATTTGTTGCATCTGAATGCACCTTCAAgatttttcctcttaaatattaCCTTACTTGGTTATCACGGCCTGAACTGGCTCTGGAAACTGACCCCTTTTTAATCACAAAATGCCAGTGCTGGAAGTCTTCAGATACAAGTCCAgttgtttaaaaattctttttggcCTAGTAAtcctttcttcaaataaatttgggaacttaatatgtaaacacaaaagcAGAACTGCACTGACTGACAGATACTAGTCTAATATCCTCGttttaaagacagagaaactCACCTGATTTGTACTGACTTTCCTTTCCCTATCAAACGTTGTCACTTTATTGTAATTACTACTGCACTGTATACATCTCCCCCTACTGCaatgcaagctccatgagggctggATCCACAGCGCCTAGCACAGCACTTCTGCCCACGGACTCGGGCCCAAAGAAGTGAATCAACTCGCTTGCCCAGCCCTGAGTCATAAAGAAACCCTAGCGCAATCTAGTCCATTatcaaaaatgtttgtaaaacGAAACTAGTCTTCCTCCCCTTTCCACGTCCCCCGAGGACAACACACACTATGTATTTCTAGATTGGGGTTCTCACACCTCATAGGGCACTTAGACTTTGCTGGCCCCGTAGTGGTCAGAAGCTTCACGCATTCCAAGAGCATCCCAAGACGCTTCACGTCTgtactttataaaattttttttttttttgcggtttgcgggcctctcactgttgtggcttctcccgttggggaacacaggctccagacgcgcaagcccagcggccatggctcacgggcccagccgctccgcggcatgtgggatcctcccagaccggggcacgaacaaaGCCCGACTCTCCAGAGAACCAGGAGCAGCCACAAAGCAATGAAgacggggggcggggcggggggagtaGCAGGAAGCTTGCGGCCTTTGTTTTTAACCTCCTGCAGCTCACCCTACAGCTCTAGGGTCGCGAGAAGTACCTTTGTTAAGCGCGGAAGGGAGAGTACTGGGGAGCCTGGAGGGCTCCCCACCCTCTCGGCCCTAAACCCCGCCCTCACCCCTGAAGCCCCGCCCTTCCCCTTACCAGCGTCGGTGGGGGTGGTGTTGAAGGCTATGGCTGGCGAGCAGGTGAGTTCAGCCACCTCCCAGAGGAGTAGCCAGGCCACCGCCCGGACGGCCACGGCCGGGGTAGCCAGGACGCCGGAGAACGCGCGCCCCAAAAGAGCGCGCGGGGACAAACTGCGGTCGGAGGAACCTGCACACGCCTCACACCGCTCCTAGAGCGCGCTGTCACGGAGTTAGAGACCGGGACGGAAGACTCAACGCGCGCACGCCAGCGGTCCAGCCGTTACCCTACTCCCCGCATCCCCGGCCCCCGAAAGTTCCGGCATCAAGGAGGCCGCGGTCCCGCCCCCTCGTCGCCCCGCCCCTCGCACTCCCGGTCGGGGGCGGAGCGAGGAGCGGCGGAAGCGCTGTGACGTGTGCCAGGGCAGTTGCTCTAGGGAATGCTCCGCGGGACCCCAGCCTGACTCTGAGCCCCGCGCGGTGTCCTGGGGACAGCCTAGCCCAGCTCCCGGCGTCCACCTCCACTTCCAGGTATTTGCCGATGTGGGCCTCCTGCCGGGGTATTCACCCCACGGTGCGGAGCTCTGGCTGTCGCCTCTTTCTGCAGCGCCAGGCTGCGCCTGGCCTCAAAGTCGAGTGCTCCTAGGTGCCCTACGGTTAGTGGAAACACCCCCTCACGGAGATTTTAGACGTTGACCTGCAGAAGATGCATTTTATGTACTTCTCTATGGGTAAGAAAGTCAGTCTTGCACTAGTGGGGGCGTGGATAGGGAGAGGATCGTCTACCTGATGGCAAAATCCGTACACTTTAGGTGCTGTGGGGATGCTTGGCAAGATTATGCAGGTCACTGATCCTTGAGGAGAAAAGTATTAATGTCTAGGAAGAAGTGCTGGGTAAATGTGTCGTCTGTTTTCATGAACTGAATATGTAAGCAGAGCTGGAGAGTATCCAATGCAGATTGGAACAGAGCGGAGGGCTCTAGGATGGATGTCTTAAAGAGGAAAGATGTCAGAAGATACTACCCTAAAACTGAAGATAGCAGTATAAGCATACTGTTAAGAAATATGAAGATAAATTttggaagaaacatttaaaagaaacttgTTACCtatggagaggggaaggggagaggacaACAGTTTTTTGTTATAAACCTCATAGAAGTATGTTACATTTTAAACAGCATACAAacattactttaataaaaataaaagtttagttttaaaaagaaagaagagtgtaGTCATAAAACTACATTATTGAGCATCACTTGCATATATCATTTATTAATACAGCCATTTGCTTGAGTGTATGGAATTTGTATTGTGCTCAGTAGGATCTTCTAGAAAGTTTACTAACAACAAATTTTAGTGAGGTGAACTGGGagtagtatttgttttaaaaaaaaaaaaaaagaagaggtggagTGGGATCATGGCATCAGATCAGAGGCAGAGCACAGTAATTTGATAAcacagttttttatatattgggttggccaaaaagttcccttggtttttaagtaaaaataaaagacacacttttcaaaaacatatttatttatttcggctGCACCAGGTCCTCATTGAGGCACGTAGGcgctcttagttgctgcatgcggactCCTAGTTACGGCATgaatgcaggatctagttccccaactggggaacaaacccaggtctcctgcatcaggagcgcagagtcttacccactggaccacaggggaaatcccacatttttcatttttcatttctaccaagaactttattgaacaacgtattcaccattttgttccactactttctgccatttttcaggcaactcaataattccatcttcccaaaactttttatccttttgagcaaagaactgttctaggtgccttttacagtcgtccagagaattgaaattttttccattaagagaattttgtaaagaccgaaataaatggaaatccgaaggtgcaatgtctagTGAATGTattggatgaatcagaacttcccagccaaggtgtaacagtttttgcctggtcatcaaagaaacatgcagtcttacattatcctgatggaagattatgcgttttctgttgactaattcgggatgctttttgtcgagtgctgctttgagttggtctaattgggagcagtacttgttggaattaaccGTTTGGTTTTGCAGAAGGAGCTCGTAATAGAGGATTCCCTTCCAATcctaccatatacacaacatcaccttctttggatgaagatcagcctttggtgtggttggtggtggttcatttcgcttgccccaccatctcttctgttccacgttattgtacagtatccacttttcatcacctgtcacaatttgttttaaaaacggaatgttttcattacgtttaagtagagaatcgcattcggaaatacggtcaagaaggtttttttctcttaacttacatggaacccaaacatcaaagcgatgaacataaccaagctggtgcaaatgattttcaatgcttgatttggatattttgagtatgtcggctatctcccacatggtataatgttgattgttctcaattaatgtctcgatttgatggctatcaacttcaacttgtgtacctgaccgtggagcatcatccagcgaggaatctccagcacgaaacttggCAAACCagttttgacacgttcgatcagtcatagcaccttctccatacaacacacaaatctttttttgcgtttcagttgtgtttttacctttcttgaaataataaagcgtaACATGCCAAAAATGTTTTTCCCcctattttctatattaaaacggctacacaaaaattcaccaattttaatgtacactgatatgacagctgtcacaatacagtctaacaaaactgtttcaaatgaagttaaagacaactaagcgctactagagccaGCTTATGGAACGAACAAACTTTTTAGCCAACACAGTATGATCCATTTCCTAAGAGTAAAAATTCTCACATCCAATAGGAAGGGGTGAATAATATAGATTATGGTATATGCATAGGACAAAACATTTGCAGTcataaaaatttgcattttagaaagacatTTAATGGCAAAATTACATAGGTTGTTAAATTTAAAAGGCAggacttaaaaaagaatgaaataatgccatttgcagctacatgatgaacctagagagtatcatactacatgaagtaagtcagaaagagaaagacaaataccatatgatatcacttatatgtggaatctaaaatatgacgcaaatgaacttatctacaaaacagaaacaggctcacagacatagagaatggacttgtggttgCCACGGGGGAGGGGGCataggagagggatggattgggagtttgggatcagcagatgtaaactatcatatatagaatggataaacaaggtcctactgtatggcacagggaactctattcagtatcctgtgataaaccaaatggaaaagcatatgaaaaagaatatatgtatttatatttattactgaatcactttgctgtgtagcagaaattaacacaacattgtaagtcaactatacttccataaaataaaattttgtaaaaatttaaaaggtaggAAACAGTATGTATGATATAAAAACATActatagctaaaaaaaaaaaccaaacacaaacaaaaaactatgccTAGAAAGACTGGAAGGAATCAGGGATGATTATTTTGTAtgtctcttcctcccccttccccactcccatcccagttttctacaatgaacatgtattaaGTAACCATGTTCCTAGTGATTCTCTAACAGAACTGAATTTATGAAGATATCATCCCTATGCTGCTTTACCTCCAGGTTCTTTGACATTTGCAAATCTTTCTGAGAATATCATAGTCACATCTAAAGCAGTCCCTATAATTAAGTATATTTTGGCATTGAgagcagggaagggaagagggaatggAAAGTATTAACCTTTAAAATGGTtgtttcaccaaaaaaaaaaaaaatggttgtttcaaatactgtatgctaacacacatatatggaatcttaaaaaacggtactgatgaacctagtggcagggcaggaataaagacgcagacgtagagaacagacttgagggcacagcgggggaaggggaagctgggatgaagtgagagagtagcactgacctatgtacactaccaaatgtaaaatgcatggctagtgggaagctgctgcatagcacagggagatcagctcgacactgatgacctagaggggtgggatagggagggtgggagggagacgcaagagggaggggatatggggatatatgtatacatatagctgattcactttgtggtacagcagaaactaatacattgtaaaacaattatactccaataaagattaaaaaataataaataaataaataaaatgtttcttgtaaCTGAAAAAAAGTCATGTAGTGAGATAAATAAGTTGAAATAAAAGCCATGTAAGCTTTATTGCCTCAAATATGTGGAGGCTGATTATTGCCTTTTTTGATCAGACTTCTAAACTGTGAACACTTCAAGGATGTACAGGGGCTGTGTCTTCTATTAACATATTGAATTAAACAATGGAATACCTACTACAGTCCAGGTATTGTGCTGGGGATGTTGTGGTGAACAGTGGATAtgttccctgccctcatggagcatatagaatagaaggaaaagaaaagtgataaAGTAAGTAGTTACAAAAAACTCAATGAGTAGAATGATTGGGGAAGTACAAAGGAGAGAGGTCTGGTCTAGTGAATCCCTCAGGACATAATGTGTAAGATTAAAAAACTCTTAGTACCTTGACATAGAGGGTGCTTGTACATACTTGTTTAATTGGTAAACAAAAAAGATCCTGTAAGTTGATTCTTGGGCTGACTCAGAGGTTCATATACAGTCTTTGGTTAAGAGTACAGTACACGAAGAGATCCAAACTGAACTGCATTTCTAGGTTCATATGTGAACAAATCTACACCCCTCAATGAACCAGGGATTCTAAAGACTAAAGATAACCTGGGGCCAAACTGAACTTTCCAGGTAGGTCTTGAAATACTGAGCTTGAGCTGACTATGCATCTCCAGAACTGGAGTAGATTCAGATCTGCTGGGGAGGAAAAGTAGAGGAGAATGTGATTTATCcaacacttaatttttttcccctttagcaGGAAGTCATTATGCGACTAACACATTTTCATCAGATTTCCTCTGATTTACCGTGACGTGTATGTGAGAATGATGTGCACTGCCAAGAAATGTGGAATTAGGTTCCAGCCTCCGGCTGTTATCTTAATCTATGAGAAtgaaatgaaggggaaaagtCGCCAGCGCATCATGCCTGTCCGAAACTTTTCAAAGTATTCAGGTATCTTATGTTTTATCTTGCCTCCTATCTTAAATATTCGCTGAGTCAGTTTATAAGAATGATTTGAGTCTCATGTAATGGAATGACATGGCCTTCAGAGTTAGACCGACCAAGGTTCAAGTCGTGACTGTCAGGGTAGGTATGAAATCTTGGCTAAATTACTTAATCTTGGTGAGcatcagtttcctaatctgtaaaaggAAATTGATAATCCCACCCTTTGAGATCTGCAGTGTGGGTTAAATGAGATAGCATTATTCAGTAATATtaattcccttctctccctccaaatgtgttttttatttgtaatCTTGATATTTTCTTGGTACCAGTACTAATATCTAAAGCTGTAATACTACTTTTTCTTCTCAGGTGTTTTCTCCAGTTGAAAGTATTTAACATCTCCTCAAAGTGATTTtaagttacagaaataaaaaatatatccctccttcccccatcacaCTCAAAGCTGTATATAAAGAAATAGTTCTGTAAAATAGTTCATTCCCAAAAGCCAGTTAGCTACTTGACTATAATGACAGGTAATTGTTTCAGTAACTTGTGGTACCTGAATAGTCTGTGGTGTTGCTTGTGGTATAATAGTTTTGTTTCTCCCTCCTAGATTGCAGCAGAGCTGCTGAACAATTAAAGAATAATCCACGACACAAGGGTTACCTGGAACAAGTATCCCTGAAGCAACTGGAGAAGTTATTCAGTTTTTTACGAGGTTACTTGTGGGGGCAGAGTTTGGCAGAAACAATGGAACAAGTTCAGCGGGAAACAACCATTGATCCTGAGGAAGACCTGAACAAACTAGATGACAAGGAACTTGCCAAAAGGAAGAGCATCATGGATGAACTTTTTGAGAAAAATCAGAAGAAGAAGGATGATCCAAATTTTGTTTATGACATTGAAGTGGAGTTCCCACAGGATGAACAACTACAGTCCTGTGGCTGGGACACAGAGTCAGCTGACGAGTCCTGAtaaccaaaaactaaaaaaaaattattgggtaGCAGAAAATCCATGTTTACACAAGACCATAGATTGGGTGtagaaaaatctgtaaagaacACTATGCATATTGGGTCACGTTTGGATTGACCATGTTACTTTTCAAAACCAAGATATGTAGAGCATCTACTATGTAGGTGCATATGGAATATAGGGAAAACAGAATATAGGAATCTGCCtttaaggagcttacagtctaattgGAAGATAAGTCAAAAGCTTATGAAAAACTAGTTTAATGGTGTTAGGAAACATTAGATCCAAATGCTTGATAAAGGCTAGAGAGGATCAGAACCTAGATTACGGTAGGGTATAATAGTCAGGGAGGACTTTGTCCATCAGTGGCAAGATGGTACTTTGCCTGGCCCTTGAAATGGTAGTATTTGGATAGAAGCTTATATAGGATTCCAGATTATACTGGGAGGGAAAAAAGGGGGGATGTTGCAAGGGGATTGGTAAAGAGATAGGAATTAGAGCGTTTTATTTGAGGAACAGTAAGCA
This Phocoena sinus isolate mPhoSin1 chromosome 4, mPhoSin1.pri, whole genome shotgun sequence DNA region includes the following protein-coding sequences:
- the CEP19 gene encoding centrosomal protein of 19 kDa is translated as MMCTAKKCGIRFQPPAVILIYENEMKGKSRQRIMPVRNFSKYSDCSRAAEQLKNNPRHKGYLEQVSLKQLEKLFSFLRGYLWGQSLAETMEQVQRETTIDPEEDLNKLDDKELAKRKSIMDELFEKNQKKKDDPNFVYDIEVEFPQDEQLQSCGWDTESADES